In Thermodesulfobacteriota bacterium, the genomic window AACGTGTCTTTATGGCTTTAGCAACGAGCTTCCTTTGTCTCTTGTCGAGAAGCTTAATATCCTCTTCTACCTCAGGATGATAAAGAATGATATAGGGCATTTAGTCTTCTTTTCGAGAGCTAGGCCGATCGGTCCATATTTCATCATGAGTAAGAGCTTTTTTTCGTCTAAATGTTTTTTCACGTTCTGAGGCAATTTCGTTAAGAATTATGTCTTCATGAATCTCCAAAGCCTCGCGCAGCAAATCTCTTGCTTTAAGCGAAATTGATATCCCCTCCTTTTTTGCAATTCTTCTGATCGCCTCGTAAAGAGGTTTTTCTAAAACAACGTTAATACGTGGGTTTTTGGCAGGCATGCATTCTCCTCAACTCAATATAATTGATTAATACAGTGTAGCACAAGTGATGCACTCATACCAATTGCTATAGGTGTTTTTTATATCCTGCATCTCGCCTCCTTAATCCCGCATCCTGCATCCTATTCCCTGTCTTCTGTCTTCGG contains:
- a CDS encoding antitoxin, RHH family protein, translated to MPAKNPRINVVLEKPLYEAIRRIAKKEGISISLKARDLLREALEIHEDIILNEIASEREKTFRRKKALTHDEIWTDRPSSRKED